From one Butyricimonas faecihominis genomic stretch:
- a CDS encoding SusC/RagA family TonB-linked outer membrane protein yields the protein MKKNPPNVWVRPHCVRKMLQVMKLALLFVVLFFTSASAFTQRVSLSVKAETTLNEVLKQVKDQTGVRILYDAGKMKRVPCREMKITDMEIAEALKQILKDTRFEFFEEGGVFIVREASLQQAKVIRLVGKVTDEKKQPLPGVTVQLKGFSVGTATNGEGRYQLSIPNAPEKFSLVFSFVGMVSQEIVYAGKDTIDVVMKEDVETLDDVVVTGYMTLDKSKYVGAINKVYARDIMIPGESTIDQMLQGVIPGMAVRITSGMVGSTPKIRIRGTSTLLGSQDPVWVVDGVIQRDPLPISETDASLSSDLDNLRDIAANAISWLNPSDIESLTVLKDASATVIYGSKAANGVIVINTKKAQSGSASFSYSGSFSIGQRPRYGLYNQMNSRELMEFSKEMYEDRVRYPSAILPIGYAGLVQKLTNKEITHEQLETEYNKMANNNTDWFDLLFRNSFNHKHNLSITGGSEKIASRASIGITEEKGEAKGNEGKTFTGSSNTVLQLIPNLRISLNLNGSYREMFGFAYGVSPFSYAYNTARTIPLRNEDGTLYYHEKWGGSSTAISGKSWYGYNILNEINNTGNENRSKMVSSSLDVSWKILPYLEYQGLVSYTVSSSEVKSYATEYSNYITSLRGYEVGEVTANSNEEKMTQLPFGGLLVTENATTNTWSVRNSLVFNKLFKEVHSVTLQVGFEVSSNTATGSRNTRYGYLRYRGEAFASVPTTYTTVYNAVAQQNPLLNTMRTASSVTNRENNYVSEFLTAVYSFDNRYVVNFNARLDASNRFGQDKNDRFEPTWSIGAKWRVGSESFARNWNWMESLDISGSYGYQGNSVEEVSPYLIASDGGLSQFYNQYTLNIKYLPYEKLGWEKTKSWNASVDLSFLKGRMNVVFNAYGKKSDVIASRQVPGENGMLNSRIFGTEMDNKGYEVTVNFIPVRTQDWTWSFSVNTGKVTNEISDNERVNKLEDFLDGSAVLNGKSYNSFYSFRYKELSQENGEPLFHNMDIEKTNDFTEFLVRSGNFDSDFTGGFNTQVRYKRLSFTMQFAMQFGGQDRLPELYTGTLKGVPGPQENVSRQLKKRWRKAGDQTNIPAVPNYNSASSFGYVMLPVLSGTSSMTPYAMYSQSDLRVADTDLIRCRQISLTYSVGESILRVLHLKYASISWSMSNPFMIAFDKAWKGLDPETKDWPARRTTSLSLNVTF from the coding sequence ATGAAAAAAAATCCACCTAACGTGTGGGTACGACCACATTGTGTCAGAAAAATGTTACAAGTCATGAAACTAGCTTTACTTTTTGTGGTGTTGTTTTTCACCTCGGCGAGTGCGTTTACCCAACGGGTGAGCCTTTCGGTGAAAGCGGAAACGACGTTGAACGAGGTGCTAAAACAAGTGAAGGATCAAACGGGAGTTCGGATTTTGTATGATGCCGGGAAGATGAAACGTGTGCCGTGTCGGGAGATGAAGATTACCGATATGGAGATCGCGGAGGCATTGAAGCAAATTTTGAAAGATACCCGTTTTGAGTTTTTCGAGGAAGGTGGGGTGTTTATCGTGCGGGAGGCTTCATTACAACAGGCGAAAGTGATTCGTCTTGTAGGAAAGGTGACGGACGAGAAGAAACAACCGCTACCGGGAGTGACCGTTCAGTTGAAAGGATTTTCAGTTGGAACAGCGACAAACGGGGAGGGAAGGTATCAATTGTCTATTCCGAATGCCCCGGAGAAGTTTTCTTTAGTTTTTTCTTTTGTTGGGATGGTTTCACAAGAGATCGTTTATGCTGGGAAAGACACGATCGACGTGGTGATGAAGGAGGACGTGGAGACGTTGGACGACGTGGTTGTCACCGGTTACATGACCTTGGACAAGAGTAAGTACGTGGGAGCGATTAACAAGGTGTATGCGAGAGATATTATGATCCCGGGGGAAAGTACAATTGACCAGATGTTGCAGGGGGTGATTCCGGGAATGGCGGTACGGATAACTTCCGGAATGGTCGGTTCGACTCCTAAGATCAGAATCCGGGGAACATCAACGTTGTTAGGTAGTCAGGACCCGGTATGGGTGGTGGATGGGGTCATCCAGCGAGACCCGCTTCCGATCAGCGAGACGGATGCCTCTCTTTCCAGTGATTTGGATAACCTACGGGATATTGCCGCTAATGCGATTTCTTGGTTGAATCCCTCGGATATAGAGTCGTTGACCGTGTTGAAGGATGCGTCGGCAACTGTCATCTACGGTTCGAAGGCGGCGAACGGCGTGATCGTGATCAACACGAAAAAGGCGCAGTCAGGGTCCGCATCCTTTTCCTATTCGGGAAGTTTCAGTATTGGTCAGCGTCCGCGTTACGGGTTATACAACCAGATGAATTCACGGGAATTGATGGAGTTTTCCAAGGAGATGTACGAGGATCGGGTGCGCTATCCCAGTGCCATATTGCCTATCGGGTATGCCGGGTTGGTTCAGAAGCTGACGAACAAGGAGATTACTCACGAGCAGTTGGAGACGGAGTATAACAAGATGGCAAACAATAACACGGATTGGTTTGATCTTTTGTTTCGTAATTCTTTTAATCACAAGCATAATTTGAGTATTACCGGGGGATCGGAGAAAATAGCCAGTCGAGCTTCTATCGGTATTACCGAGGAAAAAGGCGAGGCCAAGGGAAATGAAGGGAAGACGTTTACCGGTAGTTCGAACACGGTGTTACAGTTGATCCCGAACCTGAGGATTAGCTTGAACCTGAACGGTAGTTACCGGGAGATGTTCGGTTTCGCTTACGGCGTGAGCCCGTTTAGTTACGCGTATAACACGGCGCGGACGATTCCGCTACGTAACGAGGATGGCACGTTGTACTATCACGAGAAATGGGGAGGTTCCAGTACGGCTATTTCTGGGAAGAGCTGGTACGGGTATAATATCTTGAATGAGATAAATAACACGGGGAACGAGAACCGGTCGAAGATGGTGTCTTCGAGTCTTGATGTTTCGTGGAAGATTTTGCCTTATTTGGAGTATCAAGGGTTGGTTTCTTACACGGTGAGTTCCTCGGAGGTGAAGTCGTATGCCACGGAATATTCCAATTATATTACCTCTCTTCGGGGTTACGAGGTGGGTGAGGTGACGGCGAATAGTAATGAAGAGAAGATGACGCAGTTACCTTTTGGTGGTTTACTGGTGACAGAAAATGCCACGACAAACACGTGGTCGGTCCGGAATAGTCTGGTATTTAATAAATTATTCAAGGAAGTGCATAGCGTGACGTTACAGGTGGGATTTGAAGTTTCTTCCAACACGGCGACCGGTTCGAGAAATACACGTTATGGTTATTTGCGTTACCGGGGAGAGGCTTTCGCGTCGGTCCCGACGACCTATACCACGGTGTATAATGCCGTGGCACAACAGAATCCTCTTTTGAATACCATGAGGACCGCGTCATCCGTGACGAACCGGGAGAATAATTATGTCAGCGAGTTTCTGACGGCGGTATATTCTTTTGATAACCGGTATGTCGTGAATTTTAATGCCCGTTTGGATGCGTCCAATCGTTTCGGACAGGATAAGAACGATCGTTTCGAACCGACTTGGTCTATCGGGGCGAAGTGGAGAGTGGGTAGCGAGTCGTTTGCCCGGAACTGGAATTGGATGGAATCTTTGGATATATCCGGGTCTTACGGTTACCAAGGAAATTCGGTGGAGGAGGTGTCTCCTTATTTGATCGCCAGTGACGGTGGATTGAGTCAATTTTATAACCAGTATACGTTGAATATAAAGTATTTGCCTTACGAGAAGCTGGGTTGGGAGAAAACGAAATCTTGGAATGCCAGCGTGGATCTTTCTTTTTTGAAGGGGCGGATGAACGTGGTGTTCAATGCTTACGGGAAAAAGAGTGATGTTATCGCTTCCCGGCAGGTTCCGGGGGAGAACGGGATGTTGAATTCCAGAATTTTCGGAACGGAAATGGATAACAAGGGGTACGAGGTGACGGTTAATTTTATTCCAGTTCGCACACAAGATTGGACTTGGTCATTCTCCGTGAACACGGGAAAAGTGACGAATGAGATTTCGGATAATGAACGAGTGAACAAGTTGGAAGATTTCTTGGACGGTTCGGCGGTCTTGAATGGAAAGTCGTATAATTCATTCTATTCTTTCCGATATAAGGAGTTAAGTCAGGAGAATGGTGAACCTTTGTTCCATAACATGGATATTGAGAAGACGAATGATTTCACGGAGTTCTTGGTGCGTAGCGGGAATTTTGATTCTGATTTCACGGGAGGTTTCAACACGCAGGTGAGGTATAAACGCTTGTCGTTTACCATGCAGTTTGCGATGCAGTTTGGAGGGCAGGATCGCTTGCCAGAGTTGTATACCGGTACGTTGAAAGGTGTTCCGGGGCCGCAGGAGAATGTTTCGCGCCAGTTGAAGAAACGTTGGCGGAAGGCGGGAGATCAGACGAATATCCCGGCGGTACCGAATTATAATAGTGCAAGTTCGTTTGGCTATGTTATGTTACCCGTGTTGTCGGGAACGAGTTCGATGACTCCTTATGCCATGTACAGCCAGTCGGATTTGCGAGTGGCCGACACGGATTTGATCCGTTGCCGTCAAATATCGCTTACGTATAGCGTGGGTGAAAGTATTTTAAGGGTTCTTCACTTGAAGTACGCGAGTATCAGTTGGAGCATGAGTAACCCGTTTATGATTGCTTTTGATAAGGCATGGAAGGGGTTGGACCCGGAGACGAAGGATTGGCCTGCACGACGGACGACGTCTCTTTCTTTGAACGTGACCTTTTAA
- a CDS encoding thioredoxin family protein translates to MKKLLLIYVGIFCSVLAFGQTNFQKLTLDEACTKARAEKKLIFVDLYTSWCAPCKMMADKVFPDVKLGAFMNERFVCVKYDTGADKDGSELAKMFNVQAYPTFLILNVDKGLENQIVGATLEPSDFMNQVEAALKASLASLGQQYENGNRDVSFLTDYLKALLTASMNEKAQEVCVALFKVLPDTEKSNREYWFIFKDQALSPVGSPFMDFLFSHFEQFTRSMGEEKVLNRIAEAFEIKLRDMIRGREPMDDLDKVAKQMAPHHFNSRERMDTYVALGKALCEARKDNSEKGVEKLLELCENEFPKIDGEHLVYFYFPVTIYIANVGTEAQYKRVCKLHEYVYEHTEHNPLKIGLGNMLSGTKKNK, encoded by the coding sequence ATGAAAAAATTGTTATTGATTTATGTCGGGATTTTTTGTTCTGTGCTGGCTTTCGGACAGACAAATTTCCAGAAATTGACATTAGATGAGGCTTGTACGAAAGCAAGAGCGGAGAAAAAGCTGATTTTCGTGGATCTTTACACCTCTTGGTGTGCCCCGTGTAAGATGATGGCGGACAAGGTGTTCCCAGATGTAAAGTTAGGAGCGTTTATGAACGAGCGTTTCGTGTGTGTGAAATATGACACGGGAGCTGATAAGGATGGTTCGGAATTGGCGAAGATGTTTAATGTTCAGGCCTATCCCACGTTTTTGATCTTGAACGTGGATAAGGGATTGGAAAACCAGATTGTTGGGGCAACCCTTGAACCATCGGATTTCATGAACCAAGTCGAGGCGGCGCTGAAAGCTTCGCTTGCCAGTTTGGGACAGCAATACGAGAACGGGAATAGAGACGTTTCGTTCCTTACCGATTATTTAAAAGCGTTGTTAACGGCCTCCATGAACGAGAAAGCTCAAGAGGTGTGTGTGGCATTATTTAAGGTATTGCCTGATACAGAAAAATCAAATCGGGAGTATTGGTTTATTTTTAAAGATCAGGCTTTATCTCCGGTGGGTTCTCCTTTCATGGATTTCTTGTTTTCCCATTTTGAACAATTTACCCGGAGCATGGGAGAAGAAAAAGTGTTGAACCGGATCGCTGAAGCCTTCGAGATTAAACTACGTGACATGATCCGTGGACGTGAGCCTATGGATGATTTGGATAAGGTTGCCAAACAGATGGCCCCGCATCATTTTAACTCACGGGAGCGTATGGATACGTATGTCGCTTTGGGGAAAGCTTTGTGTGAGGCCAGAAAGGATAATAGCGAAAAAGGGGTGGAGAAATTACTGGAATTATGCGAGAATGAATTTCCCAAGATTGACGGGGAACATCTGGTGTATTTTTATTTTCCCGTGACAATTTACATTGCCAATGTTGGGACGGAGGCGCAGTATAAACGGGTATGTAAACTTCACGAGTACGTGTATGAACATACCGAGCATAATCCTTTGAAGATAGGCTTGGGAAATATGCTTTCTGGGACGAAGAAAAACAAGTAA
- a CDS encoding thioredoxin family protein, whose protein sequence is MKKLLSVFVGLLCSVAVFAQTDFQELSLEEACKKAKTENKPIFLDCYTSWCGPCKMMANEVFTLKEAGDYFNKNFVCVKTDMEKGGGPAIGKQYGVDAYPTFLIINANGKLMHKVVGAMPLEKLIESVEIGLKASSLAEYEALYQAGKLDLTEQMAYWKLLSVSGDVVKAQSVGDNLWGKLTEKDKLSAAYWPLLQSRATSLESEELKFVCANRGHFEKEIGKEEVGDLIYNSFMSELNLMIVYQLPAKKYDKIPGIRDLLENNDVPRKDALFKMIDLAEARGKYDATGFMDALDTNLDVLNDSEKSWVFEGANLFISMFKDKAQLKRLGEIAIREKELIRDEVAKSKVTKIAFNFRRAGNDGVYWENLKTLREVLAQAEVEDKYVFLDCHNNGQTTKAIDDQLFTQKEVEDLLNKFFINYRVNLEEGEGAKVIRRYGINIPNVMLVLDKEGNVRHMISNVMNGNFIERVQETFDDNKAFGVLEARYVSGDRSPEFMVQYLTALSKVANSSKMALVAVELFASLNDEQRTSPEFWMLYNPQFSGISSEMKNYLFSHLQEFREKIGTEKVDQTVVNQIYSDLSSVLYTQGSRYTVDDINNIIQFIKRHDIQDSQQLLCIANITKLFKSKVHSVKDYKRACKGLKPENIPFADLYANILAVEPERTDEWNAWGKEIVESLTDPGYIQWYKQFLQL, encoded by the coding sequence ATGAAAAAATTATTATCGGTGTTTGTGGGACTATTATGCTCCGTCGCTGTTTTTGCTCAAACAGATTTTCAAGAGTTGTCTTTAGAGGAAGCTTGCAAGAAGGCAAAAACGGAAAATAAACCTATATTCTTGGATTGTTATACCTCTTGGTGTGGCCCGTGTAAAATGATGGCAAATGAGGTCTTCACGCTGAAAGAGGCCGGTGATTATTTTAATAAGAACTTTGTCTGTGTGAAAACGGACATGGAAAAAGGAGGCGGACCGGCTATTGGTAAGCAATACGGTGTTGATGCGTATCCGACCTTTTTGATTATCAATGCGAATGGTAAGTTAATGCATAAAGTGGTTGGAGCGATGCCTCTTGAAAAGTTAATAGAGAGTGTAGAGATCGGCTTAAAAGCCAGTAGTCTTGCTGAATACGAGGCATTATACCAAGCCGGGAAACTGGATTTGACAGAACAAATGGCGTACTGGAAATTACTTTCTGTTTCAGGTGATGTTGTCAAGGCTCAAAGTGTAGGTGATAATCTTTGGGGAAAGCTTACGGAGAAAGATAAATTGAGTGCCGCTTATTGGCCTTTGTTACAATCAAGAGCGACCTCTTTGGAGAGTGAGGAACTGAAATTTGTTTGTGCCAACCGGGGGCATTTTGAAAAGGAGATAGGAAAAGAAGAGGTCGGAGATTTGATTTATAATTCTTTTATGTCGGAATTAAACTTGATGATCGTGTACCAATTGCCCGCAAAGAAATATGATAAGATTCCGGGTATTCGAGATTTACTTGAGAATAACGACGTACCTCGTAAGGATGCACTTTTTAAAATGATAGACTTGGCGGAAGCCCGGGGAAAATATGATGCAACCGGCTTTATGGATGCTCTTGATACAAATTTGGATGTATTGAATGATTCCGAAAAAAGTTGGGTATTTGAAGGTGCAAATCTGTTTATTTCGATGTTCAAAGATAAAGCACAACTGAAGAGACTGGGAGAGATCGCTATTCGTGAAAAAGAATTGATCAGAGACGAGGTCGCTAAAAGCAAGGTTACTAAAATAGCTTTTAACTTTAGACGTGCGGGCAATGATGGGGTATATTGGGAGAATTTGAAGACATTAAGAGAGGTTCTGGCACAAGCTGAAGTGGAAGACAAGTATGTATTTTTGGATTGTCACAACAATGGGCAGACCACAAAGGCGATTGATGATCAACTCTTTACGCAGAAAGAAGTAGAGGATTTACTGAATAAATTTTTTATAAATTACAGGGTGAATCTTGAGGAAGGAGAAGGGGCCAAGGTTATCAGAAGATACGGTATAAATATTCCTAATGTAATGCTTGTGCTTGATAAGGAAGGGAATGTTCGACACATGATATCTAATGTCATGAATGGTAATTTTATCGAACGCGTACAGGAGACTTTCGATGATAATAAAGCTTTTGGTGTTCTTGAGGCTAGGTACGTTAGTGGAGATCGCTCTCCGGAGTTTATGGTCCAATATTTAACGGCATTGAGTAAGGTGGCTAATAGTTCTAAGATGGCCCTTGTTGCCGTAGAGTTATTTGCCTCGTTAAATGACGAACAGAGAACCTCTCCTGAATTTTGGATGTTGTATAATCCTCAATTTTCTGGGATAAGTTCTGAAATGAAGAATTATTTATTTTCTCATCTTCAAGAATTCAGAGAGAAAATAGGTACAGAAAAGGTGGATCAAACTGTTGTCAATCAAATCTATTCTGATCTTTCCAGCGTTCTTTATACTCAGGGATCAAGATATACTGTTGATGATATTAATAATATCATACAATTTATTAAACGTCATGATATACAGGATTCGCAGCAATTACTCTGTATTGCAAATATTACCAAGCTATTTAAGAGTAAGGTTCATAGTGTTAAGGATTATAAGAGAGCATGCAAAGGGTTGAAACCGGAAAATATTCCGTTTGCTGATTTATATGCGAATATTCTTGCCGTGGAGCCGGAAAGAACGGATGAGTGGAACGCATGGGGAAAAGAGATTGTAGAGTCTCTGACAGATCCCGGATATATACAATGGTATAAGCAATTCCTTCAACTCTAA
- a CDS encoding FecR family protein: MKRWSQIYEWSKRVRTYLEEDFSSSSLDEENIIVRRVTERLSDPDYLRGKGLEQGRFDAEAAFRKLRRRNSRRVMIRVGSVAAVLVLIVGIVVLYKGNLSQKKNVPDLTLGVISALQPGTNKAILHLADGRELVLNDALRAKIETKEGVVEVDSMGVVYGIKVDSVATEKVQEYHVMTIPRGGEFHLTLADGTQVWLNSETELRFPVHFAGGERKVYLKGEAYFDVTEDAAHPFVVETSMGDIKVLGTAFNVSVYDERTMAATLEKGSICYLKDSRKGVLIKPGEQLVCTEGSDLPVVRKVNTRLYTAWKDNLFCFEEQYLDQIMLTLARWYDFQVKFESEELKKLELSGTLDKYSDIQPLLRLFELGTDVKFEIQNKVIYVRKVK; this comes from the coding sequence ATGAAAAGATGGAGTCAAATATATGAATGGTCCAAAAGAGTCAGGACTTATTTGGAGGAAGATTTTTCCTCTTCGTCTCTTGATGAGGAAAATATTATCGTTCGCCGTGTTACGGAACGATTGTCTGATCCGGATTATCTGCGGGGGAAAGGACTGGAACAAGGGCGTTTCGATGCGGAGGCGGCTTTTAGGAAATTACGACGGAGAAATTCACGTCGGGTTATGATTCGAGTGGGAAGCGTTGCCGCTGTTTTGGTATTGATCGTGGGGATCGTTGTTTTATATAAGGGAAATCTTTCTCAGAAGAAGAACGTACCGGACTTGACACTAGGAGTAATTTCGGCTCTTCAACCGGGAACAAACAAGGCGATTTTGCATTTGGCGGATGGTCGGGAGCTTGTTTTGAATGATGCTTTGCGGGCGAAAATCGAGACAAAAGAGGGCGTGGTGGAAGTGGATTCGATGGGGGTAGTTTATGGAATAAAAGTGGATTCCGTGGCAACGGAAAAGGTGCAGGAATATCACGTTATGACGATACCACGCGGGGGTGAATTTCATTTGACTTTGGCCGATGGAACTCAAGTGTGGCTGAATTCAGAGACGGAATTACGTTTCCCGGTTCATTTTGCGGGGGGAGAGCGAAAAGTGTATCTGAAAGGGGAGGCTTATTTTGACGTGACCGAGGATGCCGCTCATCCTTTCGTGGTGGAGACTTCGATGGGTGATATAAAAGTGTTGGGAACAGCGTTTAATGTTTCGGTTTATGATGAGCGAACGATGGCGGCGACGCTGGAAAAGGGGAGTATTTGTTATTTGAAAGATTCTCGAAAGGGGGTGCTGATCAAGCCGGGAGAACAGTTGGTTTGTACGGAAGGTTCCGATTTACCCGTGGTTCGAAAGGTGAATACCCGGTTGTACACGGCTTGGAAAGATAATCTGTTCTGTTTCGAGGAACAGTATTTGGATCAGATCATGTTGACGTTGGCCCGTTGGTACGATTTTCAGGTGAAGTTTGAATCCGAGGAATTGAAAAAACTGGAGTTATCGGGAACATTGGATAAATATTCGGATATACAGCCTTTATTGCGGTTGTTTGAATTGGGTACGGATGTAAAATTTGAAATTCAAAATAAAGTTATTTATGTGCGGAAAGTAAAATAA
- a CDS encoding RagB/SusD family nutrient uptake outer membrane protein, which yields MKKRVLIYILSVFTLGCVSCGDFLDEYSQNQRYAETAQDLDELLRGECFMAFQSSYYVSSQETMSYSSGLTMNYPWLHVMDDDAEEFVSGGLPYTDSYPRNVLGSFYHWGADPFLTLENTQYKDNDWEKFYKNIGVLNSIIYMANDFRSKEEDIELLNRVEGEARFLRAGYYFLLVNIYGMPYCKATASKDAGVPLKTSEHVEDKYFSRSSVEAVYSLIIEDLQRAAVCLKGITPSSTLRVGETAANALLSRVYLYMENYEACIAAANEAMGGAYSVMDLNNWTSGQNVVSWTSPETIFTQGGNSMILTFLSYTSGWSGSTPVNQAFSFQASEDLLECYAAGDLRRTAFFKSSLHAAIPDKYKTWVDYSDTDEVGMDFLIRLPEVILNKAEALAMLNREGEAKTELEKLLSKRFAVAPSVTETGEALIDFIRDERRRELCFEGHRWFDLRRYAVNSIRPLPENFRIRHQNNDYEANSMTWYENGYYELNAYTQDHAAWIVPIPNYAIEFNRGELQNEIRPNRELIRN from the coding sequence ATGAAAAAAAGAGTTTTAATCTATATTTTAAGTGTATTCACCCTTGGTTGTGTTTCTTGCGGTGATTTTTTGGATGAGTATTCGCAGAATCAACGTTACGCCGAGACTGCACAGGATTTGGACGAGTTACTTAGAGGGGAGTGTTTTATGGCATTTCAGAGTAGTTATTATGTAAGTAGCCAGGAGACGATGAGTTACAGTAGCGGGCTTACGATGAATTATCCTTGGCTACATGTCATGGATGATGATGCGGAAGAATTTGTATCCGGGGGATTACCTTACACGGATAGTTATCCGCGTAACGTGTTGGGTTCTTTTTATCATTGGGGAGCCGACCCGTTTCTGACATTAGAGAACACTCAGTACAAGGATAATGATTGGGAAAAATTTTACAAAAATATAGGTGTGTTGAACTCAATCATTTATATGGCAAATGACTTCCGTTCGAAAGAGGAGGATATTGAGCTATTGAACAGGGTGGAAGGGGAAGCGCGTTTTCTCCGGGCCGGTTACTACTTTTTGTTGGTGAATATTTATGGCATGCCTTATTGCAAGGCCACGGCATCAAAAGATGCCGGAGTCCCTTTGAAAACTTCCGAGCATGTGGAAGATAAATATTTTAGCCGTAGCTCGGTAGAGGCGGTATATTCGCTGATTATCGAGGATCTTCAACGGGCTGCCGTTTGTTTGAAAGGGATCACTCCTTCTTCAACATTGCGAGTAGGAGAAACTGCCGCTAATGCATTACTGTCTAGAGTTTACTTGTACATGGAAAACTACGAGGCTTGTATTGCGGCAGCCAATGAGGCTATGGGCGGAGCTTATTCGGTGATGGATTTGAATAATTGGACAAGCGGGCAAAATGTGGTCTCTTGGACATCACCCGAAACAATTTTCACTCAAGGAGGAAATTCAATGATCCTGACTTTCTTGAGTTATACATCAGGTTGGAGTGGTTCTACCCCGGTTAATCAAGCATTTTCATTTCAAGCGTCAGAAGATTTGTTGGAATGTTATGCTGCAGGGGATTTGCGTAGAACAGCATTCTTTAAGAGTTCTTTACATGCAGCGATACCCGATAAATATAAGACTTGGGTAGACTACAGTGATACGGATGAGGTCGGTATGGATTTTCTGATTCGTTTGCCTGAGGTGATTTTAAATAAGGCGGAGGCGTTGGCGATGTTAAATCGGGAAGGGGAAGCGAAAACCGAGTTGGAAAAACTTCTTTCTAAACGATTTGCTGTTGCACCGTCGGTGACAGAAACGGGGGAGGCATTGATTGATTTTATTCGTGATGAACGCCGTCGTGAACTTTGTTTCGAGGGACATCGTTGGTTTGACCTGCGCCGTTATGCTGTAAATAGCATTCGTCCTCTTCCGGAGAATTTCCGTATTCGTCATCAGAATAATGATTACGAGGCGAATTCAATGACTTGGTATGAAAACGGTTACTATGAATTAAATGCTTACACTCAGGATCATGCCGCTTGGATAGTGCCAATTCCAAATTATGCAATTGAATTTAACAGGGGAGAACTTCAAAATGAGATTCGTCCGAATAGAGAACTTATAAGAAATTGA
- a CDS encoding RagB/SusD family nutrient uptake outer membrane protein, which translates to MKERILLIICALGILTTSCSDFLDSKSQDEVIPKTTKDFSELLLGSGYPSPINSHPLALTGYMDDDVDSDLRNSMAGSDLAKGVFPVFTWQSDAERYEGSIMSPELASTPYYLMYERIKGCNAVLDYIDEAIGTQQEINHIKAEALSVRALLYFWLVNLYGEPYTENPQAAGVPLKLSSSVEEVSVPRVTVERVYERILDDLTEAADLFGTESRVTTDFRINRPTVEILLSRVYLYTGKWKEAVESATEAIRIGGKLADLTAIEKNGAFACVRYSSPEVTWMYGGEGMGFYVENGLNMAKELEEGYGANDRRVDLYYAYDELRGHYYLQKTGTSASGDLGDAPKQAIRLSEAYLNRAEAYVLWDNKVTEALKDLNELRRNRIEGYSDVSISDPVLLLEEIRKERRLELAREGHRWLDLRRYGMPSIKHTWLPGEGLTLQTFVLKAKDPMYTLPLPESVLGVNPALTQNASANTPERKAE; encoded by the coding sequence ATGAAAGAAAGAATTTTATTGATAATATGTGCGTTGGGAATCCTGACGACGTCTTGTTCCGATTTTTTGGACTCCAAGTCTCAGGATGAGGTGATTCCTAAAACAACAAAAGATTTTAGTGAATTGTTGTTGGGATCGGGTTATCCTTCTCCCATTAATTCCCATCCCTTGGCCCTGACCGGATATATGGATGATGATGTTGACTCGGATTTGAGAAATAGTATGGCCGGTAGCGATTTGGCTAAAGGGGTTTTTCCGGTTTTCACGTGGCAGAGTGATGCGGAAAGGTACGAGGGATCGATTATGAGCCCGGAACTGGCGTCTACTCCTTATTATTTGATGTATGAGCGGATCAAGGGGTGTAATGCCGTGTTGGATTATATCGATGAGGCTATCGGGACGCAACAGGAGATAAATCATATAAAAGCGGAGGCTTTGTCGGTGAGGGCGTTGTTGTATTTCTGGTTGGTGAATCTTTATGGAGAGCCTTACACGGAGAACCCACAGGCGGCAGGTGTTCCTTTGAAACTCTCTTCTTCGGTGGAAGAGGTTAGCGTGCCCCGTGTAACGGTGGAGCGAGTGTACGAGCGGATTTTGGACGATTTGACGGAAGCGGCGGATTTGTTCGGGACGGAGAGTCGTGTGACCACGGATTTCAGAATTAACCGACCGACGGTGGAGATACTTCTTTCACGGGTGTATCTTTACACGGGAAAATGGAAAGAGGCGGTTGAATCGGCCACGGAAGCGATCCGGATTGGTGGAAAGTTGGCAGATTTGACGGCGATCGAGAAGAATGGTGCTTTTGCTTGTGTCAGGTATTCTTCGCCGGAGGTGACTTGGATGTATGGTGGAGAGGGTATGGGTTTTTATGTTGAGAATGGTTTGAATATGGCAAAAGAGTTGGAGGAAGGTTATGGTGCTAACGACCGACGGGTGGATCTTTATTATGCATATGATGAACTTAGAGGGCATTATTATCTTCAAAAAACGGGGACTTCTGCATCGGGGGACCTTGGGGATGCTCCAAAACAGGCGATACGTCTTTCGGAGGCTTACTTGAACCGGGCAGAGGCTTACGTGTTGTGGGACAATAAGGTGACGGAGGCATTGAAGGATTTGAACGAGTTGCGTCGGAATCGTATCGAGGGGTATTCGGATGTATCGATTAGTGACCCCGTGTTGTTGTTGGAGGAAATTCGCAAGGAACGTCGTTTGGAGTTGGCTAGAGAAGGCCATCGTTGGTTGGATTTGCGTCGTTACGGGATGCCTTCTATTAAGCATACGTGGTTGCCGGGAGAAGGGCTGACTTTGCAGACTTTCGTGTTGAAGGCGAAGGACCCGATGTACACGCTACCATTGCCGGAATCCGTATTGGGTGTGAACCCGGCTTTGACTCAGAATGCTTCGGCGAATACCCCGGAGCGTAAAGCAGAATGA